Genomic segment of Rhodothermales bacterium:
GTGCGCGGCTACTTAGGGTAAGAGGTCGGGGGTTCGGGGTAGGATGTTCTCCCGGCTCAGCCCCTCATCGACCCTCGAACTCACAACCCCAAACTCTAAACCTGTGAATGCTGACGTTGCTCTTTTCTGGATGCGCGAGGCGATGGTGCTCGCCGTGACCGTCACCGCCCCGCTCCTCGGCGTGGCCCTCGCCGTCGGCCTCCTCGTGAGCCTGATCCAGGCCGTGACCTCGATCCAGGAGATGACGCTGAGCTACATCCCGAAAATCCTCGCGATCGCCGCCATGCTCCTCCTCCTCGCGCCGTGGATGCTGGAGCTGCTGACGGACTTCACCGCACACGCCTTCACGTTCATCCCGAACGTCTCGCGCTGAGCTGGGTGTGGACGTAAGGGGGTGAGGGCGTATGGGAGTAACGACTTGATCGCCTCCACCTGCTCCCACACGTCCACACTCACGCTCCCCCACACGCCCCCGCCGTGCTCCTCGACCCCGAGTACATCCTCCGCGTCTTGCTGGTCTTTGTGCGGATCGGGGGGCTGCTCGTGGCGGCGCCGTTCTTCAGCCAGAAGTTTATCCCGGTGCAGGTGAAGGTGATGCTGGCGGCGGTCCTCGCGTTCAGCCTCGCCGGGCTCGCAGGCGGCGCGCTCCCGCCGACCATCACGCACCCCGTCGGGTTCGTCGTCGCCGTCATCATCGAGGCGCTGACGGGGGTGATGCTCGGGTTCGCCGCGCAGTTCGTGTTCTACGCCGTGCAGTTCGCCGGCGACGTGATCGGGTTCCAGATGAGCCTGAGCCTCGCGCAGATCTACAACCCCATCAGCGGCGAGCCCTCGAACCCCATCGGGCGCTTCCTGACGCTGCTGTTCATGCTGCTCTTCGTCCTGCTCGACGGGCCGCAGCAGATCGTCATCGCGCTCGTGACGTCGTTCCAGATCGTCCCGCTCGCCGGGGCGAACCTCGCGGCGGGCGGCCCCCTCCTGCTCCAGTGGACGGGCGCGTTCTTCACGACGGCCCTCCGCCTCTCCGCCCCGTTCATGGTGACGCTCTTCCTCGTCGACGTCGCCCTCGGCGTGTTCGCGCGGATGGTCCCGCAGGCCGACCTCTTCTCGCTCAGCCTCCCGCTCAAGCTGCTCGTCGGGCTGAGCCTGTTCGCCCTCTTCCTCCAGGGCTTCGGCCCCGTCGTGCCCGACCTCGTCGCACAAATGGTAGGCGACATGGCTCGGCTCCTCGACGTGTTCGCGGGCTGAGGCGGTCCGGCTCGGGCGGAAAACCTTTCCCCGTCCGGCGGCGCGAGCTTCCGGAATCGGCCGGGATGCGGCGCTAGCGGCCGAATCAGCCCGTGCGGGCAGGCTGGCACACTCGTTGACTTAGGCTCCGCACACCCTAGCCTCGTCCCGTGAGCGACCAGCCCGACCGCCAAGAGAAGGTCCACGACCCAACCCCGCAGCGCCTGAAGAAGGCGCGCGAGGACGGCAACGTCTTTCGCTCGAAAGAGATGTCGTCGGTGGGGATGGTCGGCGTCGGCAGCGCGGTGCTCATCTTTGGGATGCCGCCCGCGTTCGGCGTGCTGCAGTCGATGATGACGCGGCTCTTCCTCGGCGCGCCGACGATGACGTTCAGCCCCGCGAGCATGCAGGCGCTCCTCGCCGACCTCGGCCTGCAAGTGGCGCTCGTGCTCGCCCCGTTCTTCGGCGTGCTCATGATCGCCGGCGTCGCGCTGAGCCTCGCGCAGACGGGGTGGAACGTGTCCGCGAAACCCCTCATGCCGAAGGCGAACCGGATCTCGCCGCTGCAAGGCATCAAGCGGCTGTTCTCGTCGAAGGGCCTGTTCGAGACGGGGAAGTCGCTCGCGAAGATCCTCGTCGTCGGCCCGCTCGCGTACATCGTCATCAAGGGCCACCTCCCCGAGATCCTCGTCCTCCACACCGTCCCGTTCGAGGGGATTTTCACGACGGCCGCCGGGTGGATCGCCGGGCTCCTCCTGCAAATGCTCCTCGCCCTCGCCCTCCTCTCGGCCGTGGACTTCGCGTTCGAGAAGTGGAAGTACAAGGAGGACCTGAAGATGACCGACCGCGAGGTGAAGGACGAGTCGAAGGATCAGGAGGGCGACCCCCACATCAAAGGCAAGCGGCGGCAGGTGGCGCGCGAGATGGCCCGCCGCCCGAGGCTCGACCACGCCGTGATGCAGGCCGACGTCGTGATCACGAACCCGACGCACTACGCCATCGCCCTCCGCTACGACCCCCTCGAGGGCGGCGCCCCGCGCGTGCTCGCCAAGGGCATCCGCAAGCGCGCCCTCCGCATCAAAGCCCTCGCCGCCGAGCTCGGCACGCCGACCGTCGAGAACCGCCCGCTCGCCCGTGCGCTCTACGCCGCCGTGCCCGAGGGGCACGAGATCGCCGAGGACCTCTACCCCGCCGTCGCCGCCGTCCTCGCCGAGGTCTACCGGGCGCGCGAGCGCGCCGCCTAATCCGCCCCCGTGTCCAGCCTCCCCGCCGCCGCCCCGCCCGCCGCCCCGCCCGCCTTCCGCGTGGGCGGCGAGGTCGTCGTCGCCTCCAGCGTCGTCTTCATCCTGCTGATGCTGGTGGTGCCGCTCCCCGGCTTCCTCCTAGACCTCCTGCTGGCGACGAACATCGCCATCAGCCTCGCCGTCCTCCTCACGGCGTTCTACGCGAACCGGCCGCTGGAATTCGCGATCTTCCCCGGCCTCCTCCTCATGACGACGCTGTTCCGCCTCTCGCTCAACGTGGCGAGCACGCGGCTGATCCTGAGCGAGGGGAAGGCGGGCGCGCTCATCGCCGCCTTCGGCGACTTCGTCGTGGCCGGGAATTACGTCGTCGGCGGGATCGTCTTCCTCGTCCTCGTCCTCATCAACTTCATCGTCATCACGAAGGGCTCGGGCCGCATCGCCGAGGTCGGCGCGCGGTTCACGCTCGACGCCCTCCCCGGCAAGCAGATGGCGATCGACGCCGACCTCAACGCCGGGCTCATCGGCGAGGCCGAGGCGAAGCAGCGCCGCGCCGACGTCTCGCGCGAGGCCGACTTCTACGGCGCGATGGACGGCGCCTCGAAGTTCGTCCGCGGCGACGCCATGGCCGGCCTCATCATCACGGCGATCAACATCGTCGGCGGCCTCCTCATCGGCGCGACGCAGCAGGGGATGTCGATCTCGGAGGCGGCGGCGACGTTCACGCTCCTCTCGATCGGCGACGGCCTCGTCAGCCAGATCCCCGCCCTCCTCATCTCGACGGCGGCCGGCATCATCGTCAGCCGCGCCTCGGGCGAGGGAAACATCGCGGGCGAGCTGGCGGGCCAGCTCTTCACGAAGTCGCAGCCGATCCTGCTGACCGGCGGCTTCCTCGTCCTCCTCGGTCTGATGCCAGGCCTCCCGATCCTCCCGTTCTGGATGCTCGCGGGCGGGACGCTCTTCCTCGGGCGCAAGCGGAGCCGGAGCGAGCACGCCGCCGCCGTCGAGGTCTACGAGACCGGCCTCCGCGATACGGCCGCGGCCGACGCCGAAGAAGAGACCACGCCTGCCGACCTCCTCCTCGTGGACCCGCTCGAACTCGAGATCGGCTACTCCCTCATCTCGATCGTGGACCCGAGCCAGAACGGCGACCTGCTGGAGCGGGTGAAGCTGCTCCGGCAGCAGCTCGCCGTCGAGCTCGGCGTCGTGATCCCGCCCGTCCGCATCCGCGACAACGTCGGAATCGGAGCGAACAAATACATCATCAAGCTGCGCGGGAACGCCGTGGCCGAGGGCGAGGTGATGCCCGGCTACCACCTCGCCCTCCTGCCCGACGACTCGGCCGACGCCCCGCCCGGCGTCCGCTGCGAGGACCCGACGTTCGGCCTCCCCGCGGTGTGGGTCGCCGAGCGGAACATGGGCGAGGCCGAGCGGCTCGGGCTCACCGTCGTCGAAGCCCCGGCTGTCGTCACGACGCACCTCCTCGAAGTTCTCCGCAAGCACGCCCACAAGCTGCTCGACCGGCAGGAGACGAAGAAGCTGATCGACAAGGTGAAGGAGGCGGCGCCGACGCTCGTCGAGGAGCTCGTGCCGGGGATGCTGACCGTGGGCTCGGTGCAGAAAGTCCTCAAGCGGCTGCTGATGGAGCGCGTCCCCATCCGCGACCTCGTGACGATCCTCGAAGCCCTCGCCGACCACGCCCCGACGACGAAGAACCTCGACGTGCTGACCGAATACGTCCGCGCCTCGCTCGCCCCGACGATTACGCGGCAGCTCATGGCCGGCGGCCCGAGCGTCCACTGCGTCGTGCTCGACCCCGTGCTGGAACAGCACTTGCTTGAGCAGGCCGAAGCCGGCAAGCTCAACCCGAACACGCTTGGCCTCGACCCCGCCCGCGCCGAGAAGTTCGTCGCCGAGGCGGACCGGCTCGCGAAGCGGCTGCTCAGCCAGGGCCACGCGCCCGTGCTCCTGACCTCGCCGGTCCTCCGTGCCGCCCTCTTCGGCTTCCTCTCGCCCATGCTCTCCGACATCACCGTGGTCTCGTACAACGACCTCGTCCCCGAAGCCGCCGTCGACGTCGACGCCCAGCTCAAGCTCGTCTAACGCCCCGTTTTCATGGATATCAAGACCCTGACAGGCCCCAGCATCCAGGCCGCGCTCGCCGAAGCGCGCCAACTCCTGGGCGACGACGTGATGCTGCTGGAGTCCGTCGCCGCGCGTGACGGCGAGCCCGCCCGGATCACGGTGATGGTGGACGCCGCGCTCGACCGGAAGCCCACCGCGCCGGCGGCCGTCCCCGTTGCCGAGCCGGCGTTTGTCGCGGCAGCTCCGGCGGCGTACGGCTACGCCGCGCAACGCGCCCGCCCCGTCGCCGCGATGCCGGAAGAACCTGCCGCGCCGCCCGCATTTTCTTCCCCTCGATCCGCTGCCGGCTCCGCCCCCACGCGGCCCCGCCTCTTCACCCCCGAGCCCGCCTCGGCTCCGGCCTCGGCCCCGGCTCCGGCCGTTGACCTCTCGGCCATCGAAGCCTTGCTCGACGCCCGACTCGGTCAACTCCACGACCGGATCGCCTCGCTCGAAGCCGGGCTCGGCGCGAGCGGCACCGTGCTCGGCGCAGCGAAGCAGTGGCTCTCGCACCCGCTCTACGGCGACCTCCTCACGCGCGGCCTCCGGCCCGAAACGGCCGACCGCCTCTTCCACGCCGTCGTCGAGCGCGGCTTCCGCGCCGACGACCGCAGCCCCGAGACCCTCGGCGAGATCCGCTGGGCCATCGCCCAGGAACTGCGCGGCCTCCTCCACCGCCCGACGACGCCGCACGACGCGACGGGCACGCTCGTCCTCGTCGGGCCGAGCGGGGCGGGCAAGACGTCGCTCCTGCTCAAGCTCGCCCTCCACCCCAGCTTTTACGGACGGCGGCGGACGGCCGCGCTCGTCCTCGTCCCCGAAGACGCCGACGCCCACCCGCACCAGAGCCCGGCCGACCTCTACCGCCGCCACGGCCTCCCGGTCATGGTCGCCAGCACGCCCGCCGAGGTCCGCCAGGCCCTCGCCCGCACCTCCGACTTCGACCAGCTCCTCATCGACACGCCGCCGCTTCACCCGCGCTCGGGCGAAGCCCGCAAGATGATGGAGTGGCTGCAAGGCCTCCTCGCCGAGGTCGGCGCGTTCGACGTCCACCTCGTGCTCGACGCGACGCGTGCGCTCGAAGGCTTCGGCGCCGACTACCTCCGCAGCCTCCCGCTCCGCCCGACGGCCGCCTCCCTCACCCGCCTCGACGAGACCGACGGATGGGGCCGCGTGGCCGAGTGGATGCTCGCGCTCGACCTCCCCGTCCAGTTCGTCTCCACGAGCCCTCGCGTGCCGGACGGCCTCCGCAAGTTCACGCCGGGCTGGTTCGTCGAGCAGGTCACACACGCCGCCGCCGACGCCGAGGCCGGAGACCTCTCGCCATGGAGCTAACACGATCCCACGGCCCGACGACGCTCGCCGTCGTCAGCGGCAAAGGCGGCGTCGGTAAAAGCGTCGTCGCCGTCAACCTCGCCGAATCACTCGCCCACGGCGGCGCCCGCGTCGCACTCGTCGACGTCGACTTCGGGCAGAGCGCGTGCGCGGTGCTCGTGAACGAGGCGCCGCCGTACACCGCACACGACTGGATGCGGGGCCGCGCCGATCTCACCGATCTCCGCTGGCAGACCGAGGCCGGCGTGACGCTCGTGCAGGGCGCCGCCGACCCGCTCGCCCCGGCCGAGACGACCGCCCTCCTCGCGAACCTCGGCCGCGTCGTAGACGCACTTCGCGCCGACCACGACTACGTCCTCCTCGACACGCCCGCCGGCGTCGACGGCCCCGTCCGCTGGGCGCTCGACCACGCCGACCTCGGCCTGCTCGTGCTCGTCGGCGAGCCGACGGCCGTGGCTGACGCGTACCGCCTCGCGCGGCTCGTGTGGGAGGCCGATGCCGGCTACCCGCTCGGCGCCGTCGTCAACCTCGCCGACACCGAAGCCGAGGCGACGAGCGTGAGCGAGCGGTTCGGCGCCATCACCGAGCGGTTCACCGGGCGTGCGCCCGACCTGCTCGGGTGGATTCCGTACGCCGCGCAGATGCGCCGCGCCGTCGCCACGCAGACGCCCGCCGTCCGCTCGCCCGGCTCGATGCGGCAAGCCTTCGCCGACCTCGCCGACGCCGTCGCCGCCCGCCGCCCCGCGCCCTTCTACCTCTAGCCCTACCCCGCACCGCCCGCCATGCAGTCCCTCACGCTCCAGATCAGCGGCATTGCCGCGCTCCTCATGCTGCTCAACCAGCTCTGGGGCTACGCGCCCCTCGAGCGGTCGCTCGTGGTGACGATCGGAGCGGGGACGGTGGTCTATAGCGTACTACTCGTGGGGCAGGCCGTCGTCCGCTACGTCATCACCGCTGCGGCGGCACCCGATATCGCAACGGATGATGCCCCAGCCGAGCCGCCGCCCGCCGATGCCTCCCCGCCCTCTCCACCCGTTTCGTAACGCGCTCCCATGAAGGAGGACGATCTCCAGACCCACGCCCTGCGCTACGCCGCCGACCCGACGCCTCGCCACCGCGAGGCCGTCGCCGTGGCCGCCGTCCCGCTCGTCCGCTCGCTCGTCGGCAAGCTGACGCTCCCGAACAACCCGCTTGCGACGTGGGAGGACCTCGAAGGGGCCGGCCTCCTCGGGCTCATGCAGGCGCTCGACACCTACGACCCCGGGCGCGGCGCGCAGTTCGTGACGCACGCCTACCGCCGCATCCAGGGCGCCCTCATCGACTACCTCCGCTCGATCGACGTGCTCTCGCGCGACAAGCGGCAGCTCATGGCCGCGGCCCAGAGCGCCATCGACACGCTCTACCAGATGCTCGGTGAGGAGCCGCAGGACGAGGACGTGGCGGACTACCTCGGCATCTCGCTTGACGAGTACCACAGCCTGCTCTCCGAAGCCCAGCACCGCTTCACCCTCTCCGTCGATCAGCCGATCGGAGACGAGGACGGGGCGCGGATGCTGGAGACCCTCGCGCACGACGACGGCGAGGACGGGTTCGATGCCGTCGAGGCGCGGTTCGAGCTAGACGTGCTGGAGAAAGTCATCCCCAACCTGCCCGAGCGCGAGCGCAACATCCTCGCGCTCTACTACATCGAGGACCTAACGCTGCGCGAAGTCGGCGAAGTGCTCGGCGTGAGCGACGCGCGCATTTCGCAGATCCTCGGCAAGACGCTCCTCAAGCTCCGCCACACGCTGTCGGCCACGCAGCCGCCCCGCTCGGCGGCGGAGATCCGCTCGGCGGCATAGCGGCTGAACACACGGAGGGGCGGGCGTCCAGCCAGACGCCCGCCCCTCGCTTCGCACCGCACGGCGTCACTCAGCGCATCACCTCCCCCGTGGGGAACGGGCTCTGCGGGGGGACGCGCTCGCCGTTGCGGGCGGTACCGTTGGGCCGTCCGCCCGTCGACCGGCGCGGGCCGCTCGGGCGCTGCGCCGGCGGCGAGGACGGGGCCGAAGGCTGCGGGACGTACTTCGCCGGGATGCGCGGGACCTCGGCGAAGCGGCCCTTGTCGTTGAGCGGCACCCACTGCGACGGCATCTCGTAGAGGTAGCGGCCGATGCCGAGCGCCGCGCCCGCGCGCTTCATCGCGTTCGAGAGCCCGCCCTTGACGGCTTCCACGTCGGTGTTGTCGGCGCCGTCCTCGCGCCAGACCCACTCGCCGTCGTCGTTCTTGAAGTAGATGCGGCAGAGGACGCCGCCCTCGGGGCCGGCGCGGAACTCGTTCTTCCAGTTGCCGGGGCCGAACACCTCGTCGAGCCGCTCCTGCACGGCGCGGGCGGTGATGTACGCCATCGCGAGGCCCTTGCTCTTGTCGCGTGTCGTCGCGCCGGGCTTCCACTCGATGTCGTGCGCCGGGAAGGGGTCGGTCAGTCGTTGCCAGTTGATGCTCATGGCGAGTCCTCGTGTGGTTTCGTTTCGCAGTAGCGACGGCGGGGCGCTGCGGAGCGCGGGGCCGCCAAGTCGCGGTAGCCCAGAGTACGGCGTCTCGCTGCCACCTCTTTGTCACACGAAGGGGGAGAAAGAATTCCTCCGAGGAACGAGGGCGCCGAGGTCCCGAAAACCGACAGGGCCGCTCCCCCATTCCGGGAGAGCGGCCCCTCGTGACGCTGAGGGGACACCCCTGCCCCTACAGCGGCCTCCTCACGAGGCTATGATTATGCGGCATCGGTTACGAGCCCGTCGGACGCAGACGGTGCGGCCGGGTGACGGCCTCGTCGACGTGCACCTCCCACGCCTCGCTGAACCGGCGGTCGAACCGGCGGAGGAGGATGAACGGGTTCGTGCCGTTGGCGGCGTGCCACAGCCCGCGCTCCGAGAAGTACTCCTCCTGCTCGGGATCGATTTCGTACGTCACCATCGCGGCGGCCTGTTCCGGGCGAAGCCGGAGGTTCTTCGCCTCGCGCGTGGCGAGCGTGGTCAGGTTGATACGCCCGCGTTCGGAGAAGAGGTCCGGCTGACCCGGGGCAGAAATCTCCCACTGCGCGACGAGGTAGAGGCAGTCGTCCATGTGATCGAGGAGGTCGGAGCCGCGGAGACGATAGAGGGCGTCCACGGCGGGCTGCCCGTCGGGCCGGTTCGAGGCGATGAGCGTGGCGTCGCGGCGGAGACGACGCTGGTGATCGCGGAGGTTCCGTCCCCCGCCGCACTCGATGGCGATGCGCCGCGGCCGGATCGGACCCGGCACCTCGGCGACGAAATCGACGGTGAAGAACGCGCCGGCCGTTTCGAGTTCGACCTCGCTGCGGAGCACGGCGTCTTCGCGGAGGTACTTCACGATGTGCCACGCGAACTCGTCCTGCACCGCCCCGTCATAGGGCGGCTCGTAGGCGGGGCCGGAGAGGAGGCCTTTCGGCTCGACGGCGTCGGGCTTAGAGAGACGGATCATCGGAGGAGGGGTCTGAGTCAGGGTTGAAGCGGCGGGACAGGCATCATCGCGCGCGCGTACGTGTAATATCCCTCGCCCGGGTGCCACCGGTTTGTCACAGCTCCTGGCACTAATTTTCGCCGCCCGAAGCAATGATTCCGCAGCGTACGGCGTGATACCCGTCCGCCCCTCCTTCTCCCTCCCCGACCGCATGCGACTCCTCGCGCTCGCCGCGCTTCTCCTCGTCCCCCACGCCGCCGAAGCGCAGGGCTTCCGCACGTTCAACGACCGCAACCACCCTGAAATCGACTGGCAGGTCGCCGAGACCGAGCACTTCGAGATCGTCTACCCCGAGCGGCTCGCCGGCATCGAGGCCGAGGCGGCAGCCGTCGCCGAGGAGACGTACGCGGCGCTCGCCGAGAACCTCGGCGTGACGTTCGACAAGCCGATCCGGGTCTATCTCTCGGACGAGGACGAGATCGCGAATGGCGTCGCGTTCAGCGTCGGCGCGGGATTCACGAACATCTGGGTCCACGTCAACGAGACGGCGGACATCTGGACGGGCGACGTGAAGTGGCTGCGGAAGGTGATGGCGCACGAGATCGCCCACATCTTCCACTACCGCGCGATCCGCTCGCCCATTGGCCTGCTCCAGAACATCTTCGCGAACCCGATCCCGAGCTTCTGGGCCGAGGGCTTCGCGCAGTACCAAACGGAGGAGTGGGACGCGCAGCGCGGCGACCGCTGGCTCCGCACGGCCGTCTTCGAGGATCGGCTGAGCTACGCCGACGGCACCTCGTCGTGGAACGGCCGGCTGAAGTACGCCGTCGGGAACGCGCAGGTGCGCTACCTCGCCGACACCTACGGCGACACGACGCTCGTGAACATTCTGGAGCACCGGAAGCGGCTGCTGCCCGGCGTCCGCGTCCACGACTTTTACAGCGCCTTCGAGGCTGAGGTCGGCACGCCGTACCGGGAGTTTTACGACGAGTGGCGCAAGCACGTCAACGTCTACTACAACACGCTCGCCGGGCAGATGGAGCGGACGGACTCGCTCGGGACGGCGCTGAAGATCCCCGGCGCGTACCTCTACGACGTGCGCTACAGCCCGGACACGTCGAAGGTGGCGGCGCTCGTGCTCTCGTCCGTGGCGCGGCCCGTCCGCCGCCTCGCCGTGATCGAGGGCCTCGCGGACACGACGCAGGCGCGGAAGGTCCGCGTGCTCGCCGAGGGCTCGATTGAGGCACCGTTCGCGTGGAGCCGCGACGGCGAGCGGATCGCGTACGCCCGGACCGTGCGCGGGCGCTACGGCTCGCTCGTGAACGACCTCTTCGTCGTGGACGTGGCGACGGGCTACACCGAGCGGCTCACGTACGACCGCCGCGCCTCGTCGCCGGCGTTCGGACCGGACGGGAGCGTCGCGTTCATCGGCAGCGCGGGCGGGACGGCGAACGTGTTCGTGCGCGCCGCCGACGGGGCCGAAACCCGCCTCACCGACTTCACCGGCGACGTGCAGCTCACGACGCTCCGCGCGAGCCCCGACGGCCGCCGCCTCGCCTTCGCCCGCTTCGGCCCGACCGGCGAGCGCGACCTCGTCGTGTTTGACTTCGACACGGGCGATCTCATCTCCGTCTCCGCCGGCGACGCCGACGACCGGATTCCGGTGTGGAGCTACGACGGCACGCGCCTCGCCTTCACCTCGCTCCGCGACGACGCGCCGAACGTGTTCGTGGTGGACCTCGCCCCCCCGCTTCTCTCGCATCGGGCTCCGGGACACGTCCCTGTGCCCTCAGGCGTCGAGAAGCTGTCCCCCTTCAAGGAGGACAGCCCGGTGAAGCCGGGAGCAAGCCTTGCGAGCGACCGCGAACCGGGCGGGGGGTCCGAACGCCGCGTCACCCACCTCTTCGGCGGGGCGACGGCCCACGACTGGCTCCCGCCCGACTCGCTCCACCCCGACGGCCGGATCGTGCTCGTGACGAGCGAGAGTAAGCGGCGCGAGCAGGCCTTCGCCGTCGACGCCCGCCGGACCGTCGAGGTCGAAGCTCCGGCGACGGCACCCGATGCGTACGCGACGTGGACCGCGCACCGGCCGCCGCGTACGATCCCGAACGCCATCGCCCCGGACGCCGCCCTCGTCCGGGATCGCTACAGCTACAACTCGTGGGCGAACATCACGCACGCCGGCTCCTTCGCCCTCCCCTACGCCGAGCTCGACGGGAGCGATTACGGCGTGTTCGGGACGACGCTCTGGCTCGAACCGCTCGGCAAGCACGTCTTCGTCGGGCTCGTCTCCGTGTCGA
This window contains:
- the fliQ gene encoding flagellar biosynthesis protein FliQ; translated protein: MNADVALFWMREAMVLAVTVTAPLLGVALAVGLLVSLIQAVTSIQEMTLSYIPKILAIAAMLLLLAPWMLELLTDFTAHAFTFIPNVSR
- the fliR gene encoding flagellar biosynthetic protein FliR; this translates as MLLDPEYILRVLLVFVRIGGLLVAAPFFSQKFIPVQVKVMLAAVLAFSLAGLAGGALPPTITHPVGFVVAVIIEALTGVMLGFAAQFVFYAVQFAGDVIGFQMSLSLAQIYNPISGEPSNPIGRFLTLLFMLLFVLLDGPQQIVIALVTSFQIVPLAGANLAAGGPLLLQWTGAFFTTALRLSAPFMVTLFLVDVALGVFARMVPQADLFSLSLPLKLLVGLSLFALFLQGFGPVVPDLVAQMVGDMARLLDVFAG
- the flhB gene encoding flagellar biosynthesis protein FlhB, translated to MSDQPDRQEKVHDPTPQRLKKAREDGNVFRSKEMSSVGMVGVGSAVLIFGMPPAFGVLQSMMTRLFLGAPTMTFSPASMQALLADLGLQVALVLAPFFGVLMIAGVALSLAQTGWNVSAKPLMPKANRISPLQGIKRLFSSKGLFETGKSLAKILVVGPLAYIVIKGHLPEILVLHTVPFEGIFTTAAGWIAGLLLQMLLALALLSAVDFAFEKWKYKEDLKMTDREVKDESKDQEGDPHIKGKRRQVAREMARRPRLDHAVMQADVVITNPTHYAIALRYDPLEGGAPRVLAKGIRKRALRIKALAAELGTPTVENRPLARALYAAVPEGHEIAEDLYPAVAAVLAEVYRARERAA
- the flhA gene encoding flagellar biosynthesis protein FlhA, which encodes MSSLPAAAPPAAPPAFRVGGEVVVASSVVFILLMLVVPLPGFLLDLLLATNIAISLAVLLTAFYANRPLEFAIFPGLLLMTTLFRLSLNVASTRLILSEGKAGALIAAFGDFVVAGNYVVGGIVFLVLVLINFIVITKGSGRIAEVGARFTLDALPGKQMAIDADLNAGLIGEAEAKQRRADVSREADFYGAMDGASKFVRGDAMAGLIITAINIVGGLLIGATQQGMSISEAAATFTLLSIGDGLVSQIPALLISTAAGIIVSRASGEGNIAGELAGQLFTKSQPILLTGGFLVLLGLMPGLPILPFWMLAGGTLFLGRKRSRSEHAAAVEVYETGLRDTAAADAEEETTPADLLLVDPLELEIGYSLISIVDPSQNGDLLERVKLLRQQLAVELGVVIPPVRIRDNVGIGANKYIIKLRGNAVAEGEVMPGYHLALLPDDSADAPPGVRCEDPTFGLPAVWVAERNMGEAERLGLTVVEAPAVVTTHLLEVLRKHAHKLLDRQETKKLIDKVKEAAPTLVEELVPGMLTVGSVQKVLKRLLMERVPIRDLVTILEALADHAPTTKNLDVLTEYVRASLAPTITRQLMAGGPSVHCVVLDPVLEQHLLEQAEAGKLNPNTLGLDPARAEKFVAEADRLAKRLLSQGHAPVLLTSPVLRAALFGFLSPMLSDITVVSYNDLVPEAAVDVDAQLKLV
- a CDS encoding flagellar biosynthesis protein FlhF: MDIKTLTGPSIQAALAEARQLLGDDVMLLESVAARDGEPARITVMVDAALDRKPTAPAAVPVAEPAFVAAAPAAYGYAAQRARPVAAMPEEPAAPPAFSSPRSAAGSAPTRPRLFTPEPASAPASAPAPAVDLSAIEALLDARLGQLHDRIASLEAGLGASGTVLGAAKQWLSHPLYGDLLTRGLRPETADRLFHAVVERGFRADDRSPETLGEIRWAIAQELRGLLHRPTTPHDATGTLVLVGPSGAGKTSLLLKLALHPSFYGRRRTAALVLVPEDADAHPHQSPADLYRRHGLPVMVASTPAEVRQALARTSDFDQLLIDTPPLHPRSGEARKMMEWLQGLLAEVGAFDVHLVLDATRALEGFGADYLRSLPLRPTAASLTRLDETDGWGRVAEWMLALDLPVQFVSTSPRVPDGLRKFTPGWFVEQVTHAAADAEAGDLSPWS
- a CDS encoding P-loop NTPase, with product MELTRSHGPTTLAVVSGKGGVGKSVVAVNLAESLAHGGARVALVDVDFGQSACAVLVNEAPPYTAHDWMRGRADLTDLRWQTEAGVTLVQGAADPLAPAETTALLANLGRVVDALRADHDYVLLDTPAGVDGPVRWALDHADLGLLVLVGEPTAVADAYRLARLVWEADAGYPLGAVVNLADTEAEATSVSERFGAITERFTGRAPDLLGWIPYAAQMRRAVATQTPAVRSPGSMRQAFADLADAVAARRPAPFYL
- a CDS encoding FliA/WhiG family RNA polymerase sigma factor encodes the protein MKEDDLQTHALRYAADPTPRHREAVAVAAVPLVRSLVGKLTLPNNPLATWEDLEGAGLLGLMQALDTYDPGRGAQFVTHAYRRIQGALIDYLRSIDVLSRDKRQLMAAAQSAIDTLYQMLGEEPQDEDVADYLGISLDEYHSLLSEAQHRFTLSVDQPIGDEDGARMLETLAHDDGEDGFDAVEARFELDVLEKVIPNLPERERNILALYYIEDLTLREVGEVLGVSDARISQILGKTLLKLRHTLSATQPPRSAAEIRSAA
- a CDS encoding Rad52/Rad22 family DNA repair protein gives rise to the protein MSINWQRLTDPFPAHDIEWKPGATTRDKSKGLAMAYITARAVQERLDEVFGPGNWKNEFRAGPEGGVLCRIYFKNDDGEWVWREDGADNTDVEAVKGGLSNAMKRAGAALGIGRYLYEMPSQWVPLNDKGRFAEVPRIPAKYVPQPSAPSSPPAQRPSGPRRSTGGRPNGTARNGERVPPQSPFPTGEVMR
- a CDS encoding BamA/TamA family outer membrane protein; amino-acid sequence: MRLLALAALLLVPHAAEAQGFRTFNDRNHPEIDWQVAETEHFEIVYPERLAGIEAEAAAVAEETYAALAENLGVTFDKPIRVYLSDEDEIANGVAFSVGAGFTNIWVHVNETADIWTGDVKWLRKVMAHEIAHIFHYRAIRSPIGLLQNIFANPIPSFWAEGFAQYQTEEWDAQRGDRWLRTAVFEDRLSYADGTSSWNGRLKYAVGNAQVRYLADTYGDTTLVNILEHRKRLLPGVRVHDFYSAFEAEVGTPYREFYDEWRKHVNVYYNTLAGQMERTDSLGTALKIPGAYLYDVRYSPDTSKVAALVLSSVARPVRRLAVIEGLADTTQARKVRVLAEGSIEAPFAWSRDGERIAYARTVRGRYGSLVNDLFVVDVATGYTERLTYDRRASSPAFGPDGSVAFIGSAGGTANVFVRAADGAETRLTDFTGDVQLTTLRASPDGRRLAFARFGPTGERDLVVFDFDTGDLISVSAGDADDRIPVWSYDGTRLAFTSLRDDAPNVFVVDLAPPLLSHRAPGHVPVPSGVEKLSPFKEDSPVKPGASLASDREPGGGSERRVTHLFGGATAHDWLPPDSLHPDGRIVLVTSESKRREQAFAVDARRTVEVEAPATAPDAYATWTAHRPPRTIPNAIAPDAALVRDRYSYNSWANITHAGSFALPYAELDGSDYGVFGTTLWLEPLGKHVFVGLVSVSIPKFAEQTLGFLSYTNNQFLPSLTLNAYRYPSPARWYGAGLLVEDLVGGDLTATLPLDLTTAPFTSTSVDARVRYAYADPFDDSAFDDIETTGLVRPEAGYRSELRLGFTAKRQRPYRYNDVYPLDGIGLRARVTAGLPVLGSDAEFVRPDLAAYWVSPQLGIGRFYAYGRAQARFGDALAQDFVGLSRYDDIDLQLPFVEPITLSESERVRGYRRYAVGDRLVFGTLEYRLPPVFDLGTRLLGFLELGRVSPAFFVDAAAVWTGNDIDDAVRRTGVGFELKNRVSLGGFPLVHALGVAQEWDDLGRTVEWDAIDLYYRIQATLPF